A single Kryptolebias marmoratus isolate JLee-2015 linkage group LG16, ASM164957v2, whole genome shotgun sequence DNA region contains:
- the LOC108241950 gene encoding metalloreductase STEAP4-like, translated as MDSRGLEEMTLNSMSLRSLDMPAESEPELLCILGTGDLGRSLGERLLQSGFRVVYGSRRLHGGSPLLSDPRVQVTSHEAAAQSANIIFVCVHREHYEFLATMRNHLQGKVLVDLSNNLKKDMYPEANAVYLQRLVPKAAVVKGLNTLSAWALQNGLLAGKQVYLCGDSAEAKQAVAQMATKLGLSVLDKGSLSAARELEDFPLKLFPEWRLPLSVALGLTAFFFFYLLIRDVIYAYVEKKDEISYRIMVSLANKVFPIVALIMLSLCYLPGAIAAFLQLYRGTKYSRFPNWLDRWMVSRKQMGLVALGFAFLHVTYTFIIPIRYAVRHKLISRVVDEIKKNKTTPFRFDNTEAWGTDSFVTLGILGFFLFVLLGITSLPSVGGSLSWREFNFIQSKLGHLTLFICTAHGYVYGWNKFLLPSTYKWYTPPGFMLCLIVPSVVLVLKGILLLPCVDRTLTLIRQGWERTQPKVDETKQTNL; from the exons ATGGACAGCAGAGGATTGGAGGAGATGACGCTGAACAGCATGTCGCTACGTTCTCTGGACATGCCAGCAGAGTCTGAGCCTGAGCTGCTGTGCATCTTAGGGACCGGAGACTTGGGGCGCTCTCTGGGCGAACGTCTGCTCCAGTCTGGCTTCAGAGTTGTGTACGGCAGCCGAAGACTTCACGGTGGCAGTCCTTTGCTTTCAGACCCTCGGGTTCAG GTGACGAGCCACGAGGCCGCGGCCCAGTCTGCCAACATcatctttgtttgtgttcacagaGAACATTATGAATTCCTGGCAACAATGAGGAATCATCTTCAAGGAAAG gtGTTGGTGGATCTCAGTAACAACTTGAAGAAAGACATGTATCCAGAAGCCAATGCTGTTTACTTGCAGAG GCTGGTCCCCAAAGCTGCTGTGGTGAAAGGCCTCAACACGCTGTCTGCATGGGCCCTACAGAACGGACTTTTGGCTGGTAAACAG GTGTACCTGTGTGGAGACAGTGCAGAAGCAAAGCAGGCAGTTGCACAGATGGCAACAAAACTGGGCCTCAGTGTTCTGGATAAAGGGTCTCTGTCAGCAGCCAGAGAGCTGGAGGACTTTCCCCTGAAACTGTTCCCAGAGTGGAGGCTGCCTTTATCTGTAGCTTTGGGCTTAActgccttcttctttttctaccTGCTCATTAGAGATGTCATCTATGCATATGTCGAAAAGAAGGATGAGATTTCATACAGAATCATGGTGTCCCTGGCAAACAAG gTTTTCCCAATCGTGGCACTCATTATGCTGTCTCTTTGTTACCTGCCTGGTGCTATagctgcttttcttcagctCTACAGAGGGACCAAGTACAG TCGCTTTCCTAACTGGCTGGACCGGTGGATGGTGAGCAGGAAGCAGATGGGTCTTGTTGCACTCGGCTTTGCTTTCCTCCATGTCACCTACACATTTATCATTCCTATTCGCTATGCTGTCAGGCACAAACTCATCTCGCGTGTGGTGGATGAG ataaagaagaataaaaccaCCCCATTTCGCTTTGATAATACTGAGGCGTGGGGCACAGACTCATTTGTAACACTGGGAATCCtgggcttttttctttttgtcctgctTGGAATAACTTCCCTGCCCTCCGTGGGAGGCTCCCTCAGCTGGAGAGAATTCAACTTCATTCAG TCTAAACTGGGCCACCTGACTCTGTTCATATGCACGGCGCACGGCTATGTTTATGGCTGGAATAAATTTCTTCTCCCTTCAACCTACAAATGGTACACTCCTCCCGGATTCATGCTCTGTCTAATTGTACCTTCTGTGGTACTAGTACTCAAAGGGATTCTCCTCCTGCCCTGCGTGGACCGCACCCTGACTCTCATTCGGCAAGGCTGGGAGAGGACACAGCCTAAGGTGGATGAAACGAAGCAAACAAACCTCTGA
- the LOC108241946 gene encoding serum amyloid P-component-like: protein MKALLLLVMLTACAASPQDLTGKMFTFPEETNTANVKMNLPTQNLNAASVCFRFITDLRRRHSLFSLSTNQFSNHFLILKDEPANSLDIYINNKSVRFEGLNYELNTWHSVCSSWDAESGLGQLWFDGKPTVRRFFGESQISQPIVVLGQEQDSFGGRFDAKQSFVGMMSDIHMWDYTLSACEIQRYMDDKYFTPGNVLNWRALTFQATGRVLIETKDMTCS, encoded by the exons ATGAAGGCTTTACTTCTCCTTGTAATGCTGACAGCATGTGCTGCAAGTCCCCAAG ATCTGACTGGGAAAATGTTTACCTTTCCAGAAGAAACCAACACAGCCAATGTGAAGATGAATTTACCCACACAGAATCTAAATGCTGCATCTGTCTGCTTCAG ATTCATTACGGACCTCCGCAGACGTCACAGCCTCTTTTCTCTGTCAACAAACCAGTTCAGCAATCATTTTCTGATATTAAAAGATGAACCTGCTAACTCCCTCGATATCTACATCAATAATAAGTCGGTTCGATTTGAAGGGCTGAACTATGAGCTGAACACTTGGCATTCTGTTTGTTCATCATGGGACGCTGAATCTGGACTCGGACAGCTGTGGTTCGATGGGAAGCCCACGGTCAGGAGGTTCTTTGGTGAATCACAGATCAGTCAACCAATTGTTGTCCTGGGACAG GAACAGGATAGTTTTGGAGGTCGGTTTGACGCCAAGCAGTCTTTTGTTGGCATGATGTCTGACATCCACATGTGGGACTACACCCTGTCCGCTTGTGAGATCCAGCGCTACATGGATGATAAGTATTTCACTCCGGGGAACGTGCTGAACTGGAGGGCGCTGACATTCCAGGCTACTGGAAGAGTGCTGATAGAAACCAAGGATATGACCTGTAGTTAA